In Gossypium raimondii isolate GPD5lz chromosome 12, ASM2569854v1, whole genome shotgun sequence, a single window of DNA contains:
- the LOC105764166 gene encoding formin-like protein 3, producing MFGGATKMRRAVYAICFVILVCNLAMGSSEGKRNTPDNESSRTTSPKINEKMAEEAWNHCTKEMEEKRDAIKDFDMYIPQASDDLTSALLAKQSMHKAIDILPPQVRDGVLDCLRKNGLIFCASDPEVSSSYLRSHPTEGALHYSLHVSKKVSGSRSPGKKGKKGKRKSLMTAIIAIVATAVATFVLVAVIFFCCLRKNSEPKEEKPLLHLNDYLSENSSQKSIKLVSLDNKELSTSSSCKIPASASASASDTNLTTKQDDGALPKPPGSDATVGAGLKPPPGRPAPPPPAPPPAAPPPKAAPPPPPPRAAAPPPPPGARPPPMPPKSKAAAPLGGRKQRSASGDDADSAQKAKLKPFFWDKVKADSGQSMVWHEIRGGSFQFNEEMIETLFGYQAANNKNNEKKEKAAEPAVQYIQIIDARKAQNLSILLRALNVTTQEVVDALQEGYRLPGELLQTLKKMTPTQDEELKLRLFAGDINQLGPAERFLKTVVEIPFAFKRIDALMFMSTFPEEVASLKESFATLEVACTKLKNSRLFLKLLEAVLKTGNRMNDGTYRGGAHAFKLDTLLKLSDVKGTDGKTTLLHFVVQEIMRYEGIKCVRQQNSSQSQSLGSFKGVDFVEDNDQDNEDHYRSLGLEVVSGVTTELEDVRKASAIDADALTSTVAKLEGGLRKTKEFLDSDMKETESETQFYLSMTCFVDAAESDIKILSEEEKRIMEHIKSAADYFHGQAGTKEGLRLFAIVRDFLTMLDKVCKEIRDTRAKQKAQQAKEAKKEGATVTENRPSSASEPPPPSPDIRKRLFPAMAGQRMNDSSSDEESFSP from the exons ATGTTTGGAGGAGCAACGAAAATGAGAAGGGCTGTTTATGCCATTTGTTTTGTGATATTGGTTTGCAATTTGGCAATGGGGAGCTCAGAAGGTAAAAGGAACACACCTGACAATGAAAGCAGCAGAACAACATCTCCCAAGATAAATGAAAAAATG gCAGAGGAGGCATGGAATCATTGCACAAAGGAGATGGAAGAAAAAAGGGATGCCATTAAAGATTTTGACATGTATATACCACAAGCAAGCGATGACTTGACTTCGGCATTATTAGCAAAACAAAGCATGCACAAAGCTATTGATATTTTGCCTCCTCAAGTGAGAGACGGGGTTCTTGATTGCTTAAGAAAGAATGGACTTATCTTTTGTGCTTCTGACCCAGAAGTTAGCTCAAGCTATCTAAGGTCGCATCCAACTGAAGGCGCATTACATTATTCACTTCATGTATCGAAAAAGGTTTCTGGTTCACGTTCACCGGGTAAAAAGGGTAAAAAGGGTAAAAGGAAGAGTCTCATGACAGCTATTATTGCTATTGTTGCAACTGCAGTTGCAACATTTGTTCTTGTTGCAGTGATCTTCTTTTGTTGTCTGAGGAAAAATAGCGAACCAAAGGAAGAAAAACCCCTTCTGCACTTGAATGATTACTTGAGTGAAA ATTCTTCACAGAAGTCTATTAAGTTAGTAAGTTTGGACAACAAAGAACTTAGTACTAGCAGCAGCTGCAAGATCCCTGCTTCTGCTTCTGCTTCTGCTTCTGATACTAACTTGACCACAAAGCAAGATGACGGCGCACTTCCAAAACCACCAGGATCAGATGCAACTGTTGGAGCAGGCCTAAAACCTCCTCCTGGGAGACCAGCTCCTCCTCCTCCAGCACCACCTCCTGCGGCACCACCTCCCAAAGCAGCACCACCACCTCCTCCTCCTCGTGCTGCTGCCCCCCCACCTCCACCAGGTGCCCGTCCTCCCCCTATGCCACCAAAATCAAAAGCCGCTGCACCCCTTGGAGGACGTAAACAACGTAGTGCTTCTGGTGATGATGCGGACTCTGCACAAAAAGCCAAGTTAAAACCATTTTTCTGGGACAAGGTTAAGGCTGATTCAGGTCAATCGATGGTTTGGCATGAGATCCGTGGTGGATCATTCCA GTTCAATGAGGAGATGATAGAGACTTTATTTGGTTATCAAGCAGCTAATAACAAGAATAACGAGAAGAAGGAAAAAGCAGCAGAACCTGCTGTCCAGTACATTCAAATTATTGATGCTAGGAAAGCGCAAAATTTGTCTATTCTTCTGCGTGCACTAAATGTCACAACACAGGAAGTTGTTGATGCTCTCCAAGAAG GATATAGGCTTCCTGGAGAGCTCCTTCAAACATTGAAAAAGATGACGCCAACACAAGATGAGGAACTGAAGCTTAGATTATTCGCAGGAGATATTAATCAACTTGGCCCTGCCGAGAGGTTCCTCAAAACCGTGGTTGAAATACCTTTTGCCTTCAAACGAATTGATGCCTTGATGTTCATGAGTACTTTCCCAGAGGAAGTCGCTAGCCTTAAAGAATCCTTTGCAACTCTTGAG GTAGCTTGCACCAAGCTCAAAAATAGTAGATTATTCCTAAAACTACTGGAAGCAGTGCTTAAAACCGGTAATCGCATGAATGATGGTACCTACCGTGGTGGTGCACATGCATTCAAGCTTGACACACTCTTGAAACTATCTGATGTAAAGGGAACAGATGGTAAGACCACGCTTCTCCACTTTGTCGTTCAGGAGATCATGCGTTACGAAGGCATAAAATGTGTTCGCCAACAAAATTCAAGCCAGAGCCAGAGCCTTGGCAGTTTCAAGGGGGTGGACTTTGTTGAAGATAATGACCAAGACAATGAGGATCATTATCGCAGTCTTGGTCTTGAAGTGGTTTCAGGTGTAACCACTGAACTTGAAGATGTTAGGAAGGCTTCTGCAATTGATGCTGATGCCCTGACATCTACAGTGGCTAAACTCGAGGGTGGTTTGAGAAAAACTAAGGAGTTTTTGGATTCAGATATGAAGGAAACCGAATCGGAGACtcaattttatctttcaatGACTTGTTTTGTCGATGCTGCAGAATCTGATATTAAAATTCTATCAGAGGAAGAGAAAAGGATAATGGAGCACATCAAGAGTGCAGCAGACTATTTTCATGGCCAGGCAGGAACGAAGGAAGGCTTGCGTTTGTTTGCAATTGTGCGGGATTTCTTGACAATGTTAGATAAGGTTTGTAAAGAAATTAGAGACACCAGAGCTAAGCAGAAAGCCCAGCAAGCCAAGGAAGCCAAAAAAGAGGGTGCGACGGTGACAGAGAACCGACCATCATCTGCTTCGGAGCCTCCTCCACCATCCCCGGATATACGTAAACGACTATTTCCGGCAATGGCCGGTCAGCGGATGAATGATTCCAGTTCAGATGAAGAAAGCTTCTCTCCTTAG